Proteins encoded by one window of Modestobacter marinus:
- a CDS encoding DUF3048 domain-containing protein: MTRPRLPAGAGPAPRRRFAAALLVGVALTGVVACGSSTGTTPVAERTPATTPPPPPPPPPPPPVLWPLTGLESGPVDPRPALAVKVENSTDARPQTGLGAADLVWEQVVEGGISRYVAVYHSNLPAGIGPIRSVRPMDPAIAAPLHGLFAFSGGQAGYVDAVAAAGMQVLSNDAGAGGFSRTSDRPAPHNVHADPLLLLAQADPAHQAAPPPQFDLAAAADQATAVTAGTPATNLALTLSGVSRPQWTWSPPDARWLRSEGSTPAVGADGARLGATNVVVLRVDVRATAARDPAGNAVPETVLVGEGEALVATGGQTVAATWVKTGVGERVVLRGADGNPVRLAPGNTWVELVPNSGGAVAVS, translated from the coding sequence GTGACCCGTCCCCGTCTCCCCGCCGGCGCCGGACCGGCACCCCGGCGCCGGTTCGCCGCAGCCCTGCTGGTGGGGGTCGCGCTCACCGGGGTGGTGGCGTGCGGCAGCTCGACGGGGACGACGCCCGTGGCTGAGCGCACGCCGGCGACGACCCCGCCGCCGCCACCGCCGCCGCCTCCGCCCCCGCCGGTGCTCTGGCCGCTCACCGGGCTGGAGAGCGGCCCGGTCGACCCGCGCCCGGCGCTGGCCGTCAAGGTCGAGAACTCCACCGACGCCCGGCCGCAGACCGGCCTGGGCGCCGCCGACCTGGTGTGGGAGCAGGTCGTCGAGGGCGGCATCTCCCGCTACGTCGCGGTCTACCACTCGAACCTGCCGGCCGGGATCGGGCCGATCCGCTCCGTGCGCCCGATGGACCCGGCGATCGCCGCCCCGCTGCACGGCCTGTTCGCCTTCTCCGGTGGCCAGGCCGGCTACGTCGACGCGGTGGCCGCGGCCGGGATGCAGGTGCTCAGCAACGACGCCGGCGCCGGCGGCTTCTCCCGCACCAGCGACCGGCCGGCCCCGCACAACGTGCACGCCGACCCCCTGCTCCTCCTCGCCCAGGCCGACCCCGCCCACCAGGCGGCGCCGCCGCCGCAGTTCGACCTCGCGGCCGCGGCCGACCAGGCCACCGCGGTGACCGCCGGCACCCCGGCGACGAACCTGGCGCTCACGCTGTCCGGGGTCAGCCGCCCGCAGTGGACCTGGAGCCCGCCGGATGCCCGGTGGCTGCGGAGCGAGGGCAGCACCCCCGCCGTCGGGGCCGACGGCGCGCGGCTGGGTGCCACCAACGTCGTCGTCCTGCGGGTGGACGTCCGGGCGACCGCCGCCCGCGACCCGGCCGGCAACGCGGTGCCGGAGACCGTGCTGGTCGGCGAGGGCGAGGCCCTCGTCGCCACCGGTGGGCAGACGGTGGCCGCCACCTGGGTCAAGACCGGCGTCGGGGAGCGCGTGGTCCTGCGCGGGGCCGACGGCAACCCGGTCCGGCTGGCCCCGGGGAACACCTGGGTCGAGCTGGTGCCCAACTCCGGTGGCGCGGTCGCCGTCAGCTGA